In Fusarium falciforme chromosome 9, complete sequence, the sequence CGGGGGTCGTAGAAGCCAAGGATCTGAGCCATTGCATTTGCCTCGTCAGATACACAGCACGTGATATTTCAACCACCAGCCCCGCTCCCCATCTTTGGGGGTGCAGAGGCATGTAAACCCTCTCCCTAATAAATTGCTTCATTGCATTTCAACGCCAACGCCAAGTGGCCCAGGAGCATTACTAATGAGAAACCTCACAGCATGTTCCAATTGTAGGGCAATAAGGAAGAAATGCTTCCGCCCAGGACCCGGAAGACCATGCGACACATGCGTTCGACGGCACCTTTCCTGCTCGTTTAAACAAGGGAGCAAGCCAATAGCCACCATTGCTTATCGTCCAACAACAACTACAAGCTCGACAAAACAAACTCGAGCCTTTGATCTTTCTCCCGACATGGTTCAGGATCTTTTTGAAAACTACGTCCATTACGTTCTTCACAGGCCTCATAGCTTGTTTCACCTTCCCACCCTCCGGACTCAAGTGCGCGATTCGAGCTTGAAACGCGGGCCGCTCTACGCGATTCTGGCTTTTGGCTGCCGTTTTCATCCACAACAAAGACTACGTTCCATGGAATCCTCCCTTTTTGCTGAATCAAAGGCTTTTCTACATTCCGACGTGGGAAACGTCTGCCTAGAAAATATCCAGACCTGCGTTCTTCTCGCCAACCTCTCATATTCGGCCATGGACTCAAAGTCCGAGGCCCTCTATATCAGCATTGGCATACGGATGGCTGAAATTCTCGGATTTGACACTCCGAACCCTGAAGACTCTCCAATTTTGCGTGAAACCAAACGCAGAGTGTGGTGGACATTGTACATGGCCGACCGATGGTGCTCTGCGGGATGCAACTTGCGGAGGGCCATGGGAGACTCTGATCAGGCTTTGGGTCTACCAATCGATGAATATGTCTTTCACCGCCTCGATGGCAATTCAACTGACTCTGATCTTGTCCGCCAGGCTACCCCGGGTCTGTGGGCATACAATATTATGCTGGAAGAGCAGTTTGGACCAATTCATGACTTGAATAAGCAGTTGGTTCAGGGTGAGCTCACCGACGACTTTGTTGAACAACGTGTCGCAGTACTTGCGGAAAACCTTCGCCTCTGGCAAGCCGGGCTTCCAGACGACAAAGAATGAGTGATGAGAATGTCCACTGTCACGCCAGGAAAGGACTTGGAGGCCCTTCTATGGCCCTTCATACTGGATTTCATCATTACTCAACTCTTCTGTTCTTTCAGTTCCTCGACATCGATCGACCGAAAACCAGCAAGTCAAAAGCGTATGCGGCGCTTTGCAAGCAGCATGCTGCCTCTCAGAGTCGACTCATTAAACTATCGAGAGAACTTCCAGATTGCGAGATAATCTACGTAGGAGTGGGGTACGGGGCAGTCGTCTCCTCGGCCGTCTTGCTTCATATGCTTATGTTTGGCGATGGGCATGATGCCGCTGAGATTCGAGCAATGTTGCAGTCAAATTTTGAAGCCATTACAGAGCTTGAAAGATACTGGCCATCTCTATCAAACTCGGTAGGTGATAACTCCACGGTGCTTGATTGTCAACTTACAAGGCTTCTAGAAAAAGTGCCTACACATCTTCCAGGAGACCTGCCTAAAGCCTTGCGAGTTGCAAACGCACAAACATGACAAGTGGATAGTCAGGTTCCTCCTGGAGCATCACCTTCCTCTGGAGGACCCTGGCTTAGAAGCTGCATCAACCGGGGCACATCTTGTATAACAAGGGGACTTGACGAATCGTAATACATTAATAGTGCCAGTAAGAGCCAAAAATCTATATTACCATGGAACCCGATGATTGGGGACAGATGGGGTCTTTGCAGGCGCCCAGTGAGACTTTTGGCGAATAACGGCATCGGATGCGATCACGACAGTCGTTCGCTTCGTGTTGAGCTTATCAAGCACTGGCTGGATCTGGAGGCTACTTTTTTGCATGATCAGAGGGCGTTGAAGGCGGTCGTGCAACCGTCGATTGTAAACAAGACTGGACTCTCTTCAACTTAGCAATTCCTTTCAATCCTGGGGAGACTGTCTGCCCCTGTTACACCTCATCTGACGCAGAGGAAGCGTTGACATTCCTGTCTAATTTTGAGACAAACAAGCCAGCACTTTCAAGCCTTGCTCAAGAAAATCCCTAAAAGAATTTGCCTCTCCTGACTACCTCTCATATCATTAGATCACTTCATTTTAATCGATGCCATCACTACCCTGCATTCGTGGAGTCAAGCCCTCTGTAGTGAAGACCATCCAAGCAGGGGTCGGAGAAATAGCCAATGAAACGAAAACCCGCCCCGACACTCCGCTGCTTTCCCCATGGGGCAAGCAAGCACACCAGGTGACTATCGGATCATGTTTTCGGTGCTATACTCATCCGACTTGGTGCTGGGTCTGCTTCAGATGCCGATTATTGGGTAGCCAAACCTGACTTGTCTCGGTATGTAACGTTGAGAACAAAGCCGGAGAGTACAACTCTCGGGCCAGCTTTGTGCGAAGCGACCGAACAATGCTTGCAATTTGACAGCAAGCAGTACGCGTATACGCTCGATCGACGGGACTTTCCCCGCGCTCCCGAGATCCTGGGTCCGGGGGCGggggctggagctggagctggagccggGAAATGAGTTGGCATCTCTAACCCCGTTAAATGTGTTGCTGCAAGCTCTTTACGTGTACTTGAGTGACCGTGTATAAAAGGAATGCTTTCTGCACGCACAATACTGACCAACACATTGAGGATATACGCTCTCATCTACTTCACTCCAAACCCGAGCTGCAAGTCATTAGACACGACAATGAAGTTCCTCGCCATTCTTGCAATCGTTACAGCCTGTGACGCAGGCTCAGCAGTGCTCAGTCTCCCAAAAAGCCCGCCAGATCGAAGTGCCCTTCTTGACCCTGCTCCGTTGGATTCTCGTTTGCTTCCCCATCCTGAGCACATTGATCAACTTGGATGAGCTGGCTGTCTGCGTAGCTTTGCTTATGGCTTTGCAGAGTACCTCCAGAACGTGAGCCTCACACTCAAGTGCATGGGAAACCTGAAGAGCGTTTCCGGAGTCTGGCCTGATGTCCGCCTGGGGCGGGAGAAGAGTCAGTTGCAGGGTTTTGGCCAGATTGAAGAACTTCCGCTGACTGTGGAAATAGTGATTGGGGTGAATACAAACCAGACCTGGACGAATATCTTTACTACTACGAAATTGAACCGGGCTCCTTTGACAGACGCTTTTACTACGGAAAGCGTTATCTTAAAGCAACCGCCAAGTATCCTGGTCTCTCTGTGTTTGGTACATCCTACTTGTGACAACCCCATTGCATCGAACAGCGACTCATTAAGTGCCAGGGCTGAACCGGGGCAGCGACAATCTGACCAACGCTATCCTTGCTGCCAAAGACATCGCACGATACATGCCATCTGTCAGGGCCGTGGAACTAGGCAACGAGCCAGTGAATCCATCTACCCCTTTCTGAAGGGCGAATTCCTCTAACCCGACTGCGCAGGATAGTAAGAGTTGATTGGCAACCGCCGCCCGAACAAATGCTGATCGTTTCCAAGTTTACCCATACACCGGACCAGGTGGAAAGCCTCACGCTGTCGTTACGAATGCTGGATTTGTTAACACGACCTGGACGCTAGAGGCAGAGGCCTCTTCCGAGTCCAAGTGGAATCTGGCCGTGGGCCGCAGTGTGGGAAAACCCTTGATCCAAGCTGGCGGGTACTATCTTCCAACGTCTTCGGGGTGGAGCGCTAAGTCTCTCCTTACATATCTCAAGCCGGCCGCCAAGAACTATCTCAAGTTCTTCTCTCATCACAACTATCCACAAACTGTCTCTGATCGTGTCGCCAGTGGTCTACCACGACCGACCTGAAGTCATTGATGTCCCATGTCAATGTCTCTAGCAACGTTGGACAGTACCAAGCGGATGCCGCCCTTTTGGCATCTCAGGTCACTCAACACGTCCTCGGAGAGACCAACTCTGGTAAGTCAGAACTATAACCTCTACCTCTCGAGTCCTGACAGTTAGTAGTATCTGGAGGTGGTAATATAGAAAATTCTCCTACCTTTAGGACAGGGCTCtaggtttttaattatttatatatattataagtattaatatttctaagcttaacttttaattttataatttaattaatataaaatttatatacttagaattatatataatattaaaaagtaatttaaccttataatatataataattatatatattcctaagggataaactagttatactaggtttatattaataaataagattaattattattatttaactttatgccacctaaaatagggatcaaagtattataattaatatcttagtaattttaataataaaggctctatacctaaagctaaaggtcttaataggcttaaattaataaggtttatctatataattattaatagctttaataacgtattaaagctagctctatttataataaatagcttatatcttaactaactaaagaggttaaaatcccctttatgTAGTAGCTTTCCCCTTTAATATtgagttgggggaaatgggtgctaagccgttttgggctattgggcaatttcttgTACGTAGAAAAGGAGTTAGAGGCCTTAGACCTTCCACTATTATCATCTTCTTTACTAATTAAGtcgagaaaggggagctttgggGCTCTCTTTTTTGGCgtgattattattactatcaaTTGATTagttgcccttattattttctatgatATTGAGATTACGGAAAAGTGTGTGAAATCCCTCTTCGAAAAGTCACTGAAAGAAAGATGTATTAGAAGATTTTTGGCTGTGTGGTTGGTGTGTTTTGTtttctctaataaaatataatgaTTGtgtatattcctaagggataaaccggttatgctaggtttatattagtagatagagTAGttgcgctatgcttaaatgataggggtattatatctagtaatatacttaaaggtatgaagtataactaagttatattaatagctaaggtagctattatataagaaaatataataaatatattttatatccttattattatttaattaaattaattattttaatatttaacctaaggtaaaattaatatttttatcttttaatcttaggactaataagaataaaatttAATCCCCTTAGtctattacttagttaaggtattttattaggcttcCTTgcctagcttatattataattataatataaggtctcttttttattaatcttattcttaagattaattttagtaactaagtattattaataaataactttaatttataaaaatcttatttcttattaatataatattaggctaagtttttaaatatatttttttaaagaaattttctaaaatataaagtctttttttttatattaaggcttttagttttaagattatattttatatatattatttttattaagatttagcctataaagtaatctttaattattttaattattattttaattatattaatataaaggttatatataataaggctaaaatagcttttttttataggtatatattagcttttttataatggttttattaatcttaatagtaataaaaaatatctaagagtataagtatatagaggataaagaggctaaggtaaaggctatttttaaggaggtaataattaaatatacttatatctaGAAGTAAAAAAGGCTATTTAAAGCGCGGGgtaataaagcttttaagcATAGTTTATATGCTTTAGAGGAGTTAAGTAAGCTCTAAgaagaattatttatagttataaaggtatattcccttagggctattaatttaattaattagaatattattagtcttaataagcctatacttagtattattaataaaagttttttaaaaaatattatatattaataaggtattttaagggtttttatatattttctaagtctagatagtgtttttatttaataaaatatattattatattataaattttatttatattaaggatagcctttataatatatttttctaatttatgaattttagtttttaatttatttttagttttagcttaaataatattttttattaatttaagtaataatatataaaaaattaaataaagctta encodes:
- a CDS encoding Fungal-trans domain-containing protein; translated protein: MDSKSEALYISIGIRMAEILGFDTPNPEDSPILRETKRRVWWTLYMADRWCSAGCNLRRAMGDSDQALGLPIDEYVFHRLDGNSTDSDLVRQATPGLWAYNIMLEEQFGPIHDLNKQLVQGELTDDFVEQRVAVLAENLRLWQAGLPDDKE